A single Ignavibacteriales bacterium DNA region contains:
- a CDS encoding nuclear transport factor 2 family protein: MSPKEVVLKWIEAFNRADTDALAKLYAENAVNHQVMNEPLVGREAIRQMFEAEFAQAEMVCIKENLFQDGEWAMLEWKDPNGLRGCGFFHVQGDQIVFQRGYWDKLSFLRLQNLPLPE, encoded by the coding sequence ATGTCCCCAAAAGAAGTTGTACTAAAATGGATTGAGGCGTTTAACCGAGCCGATACCGATGCCCTTGCAAAACTTTATGCCGAAAACGCTGTGAATCATCAGGTGATGAACGAGCCATTAGTCGGCAGAGAAGCCATCAGGCAAATGTTTGAAGCGGAGTTCGCTCAGGCAGAGATGGTCTGCATTAAAGAAAATCTCTTTCAGGACGGGGAGTGGGCAATGCTGGAATGGAAAGACCCAAACGGACTCCGCGGCTGCGGATTTTTCCACGTGCAGGGTGATCAGATAGTTTTTCAGCGCGGTTATTGGGACAAACTCTCATTCCTCCGCCTGCAGAATCTGCCGCTGCCGGAATAA
- a CDS encoding two pore domain potassium channel family protein, whose protein sequence is MKYLLSKYRFELLLFALMMVIFNRLFFSSSSFFSTYIWPLNMLLLGLASAVLLSEKKFIFTPAFFLLLPVLAVPLTPQMIFRSRELSIAALLVYIVFYSFLFYDVLRQITRKTEVTESIIYGSLSGYLLLVIIASFMFLLQNHLAPGSFTGIEGSIIPEIYYQISYFSMITLTSIGFGDILPLTDNARLLTAFWGVAGQFYMVGIVGIIISKFSAK, encoded by the coding sequence ATGAAGTATCTGCTGAGCAAATACCGGTTTGAGCTGCTCCTTTTTGCCCTGATGATGGTTATCTTTAACCGGTTGTTTTTCAGTTCCTCTTCATTTTTCAGCACATATATATGGCCGCTGAATATGCTTCTGCTGGGGCTTGCTTCCGCGGTGCTGCTCAGTGAAAAGAAATTCATCTTCACGCCGGCGTTTTTCCTTCTGCTGCCGGTGCTTGCTGTACCGCTTACTCCGCAGATGATTTTCCGGAGCCGGGAACTCAGTATTGCGGCACTTCTGGTATACATCGTGTTTTACAGCTTCCTGTTTTATGATGTGCTCAGGCAGATTACCCGGAAAACCGAGGTAACCGAGAGCATTATATACGGCTCCCTGAGCGGATATCTGCTGCTGGTTATTATCGCATCATTTATGTTCCTTCTGCAAAACCATCTGGCACCGGGCTCGTTTACGGGGATTGAAGGAAGCATCATACCGGAGATTTACTATCAGATTTCCTATTTCAGCATGATTACCCTCACCTCCATCGGGTTCGGGGATATTCTTCCCCTAACGGATAACGCCCGGCTCCTCACCGCTTTCTGGGGTGTGGCTGGCCAGTTTTATATGGTTGGAATTGTTGGTATTATTATTTCTAAATTTTCAGCAAAGTAA
- a CDS encoding DUF1697 domain-containing protein, giving the protein MKSSKSYMAFLRGINVGGHHKLPMAGLRAELAKLGASDVKTLLNSGNALFTHPESKTDKLEKQIEQHLAGVFGFPVPVMLRESSDIYRMAEMNPFEKIKVTKDIRLYVTLIRKSPPAPLKLPRVSSDGSFKILMTDNRCVFSVLDLAVTKTPKGMDELERIFGKDVTTRNWNTIVKMRELFSG; this is encoded by the coding sequence ATGAAATCATCCAAAAGCTATATGGCGTTTTTGAGGGGAATAAACGTTGGCGGACATCATAAGCTGCCTATGGCGGGGCTGCGCGCTGAGCTGGCAAAACTTGGTGCTTCTGACGTGAAAACTCTGCTGAACTCCGGCAACGCTTTGTTTACACATCCGGAATCAAAAACGGATAAACTGGAAAAACAGATTGAGCAGCACCTTGCCGGAGTGTTTGGCTTTCCCGTTCCCGTGATGCTGCGCGAAAGCAGTGATATATACCGGATGGCGGAAATGAATCCGTTCGAGAAAATAAAAGTGACCAAAGATATCCGCCTCTATGTAACGCTTATCAGAAAATCTCCCCCTGCCCCGCTGAAGCTGCCGCGAGTTTCATCCGATGGCAGCTTTAAAATTCTGATGACGGACAACCGCTGTGTGTTCAGTGTGCTTGATCTGGCTGTGACTAAAACTCCGAAAGGAATGGATGAGCTTGAAAGGATATTTGGCAAAGATGTTACCACCCGCAACTGGAATACGATTGTTAAGATGAGAGAGCTGTTTTCCGGGTGA
- a CDS encoding PD40 domain-containing protein, with translation MLKLVSALLLFATVSLFPQSEAKLLRHPALNHDGSELAFSYQGDIWKVSSSGGTALRLTVHEGNEGHPRFSPDGSQIVFSGARFGNSDIFIIPASGGQARRLTWNSSGDMVTSWTKQGNILFATVREFNHVERDPEVYTISPTGGTEYRLLDALGSDAVQSPDGRFIAITIGGSNPVTREGYTGAANKNIWLYDSKKNTYTNITPSNGNELMPQWTGSRTLAYISSADGKYNIYRITLSEEGQPQGRPEQLTNFKDYAVRYFTVSGDGKHAVIEQGTSLWIMKNFSKPEKLNITVPADNRFDPEELKSFSKDASEYEVSPNGKLVALVNRGEIFIKEVDKDKSRSVNVSNHPFRDMNPAWLNDSTLLFVSDREDDNFDLYILRSADKSQPNPFRSLRHEVIRITKTDEDESRPVVSPDGKKVAFMRGRGTFIVAEISKEGSLGKETILHEGWASADDAAWSPDSRWIAYSMSDLYFNDEVYIHAADNSQPPVNVSMHPRGDSNPVWSPDGSKLGFISARNGRNNDVWFAWLKKEDWERTKQDWEDKEPAKKDDKPAGKKDSAKVTPVVIDFENIHERLTQVTTFPGNEGNARISKDGETFYYTGSSSSAKGNDLYSIKWDGKDLKELTKGGQNPMAVSGGADGAYLYYFRTGGSLSRHDLKTDKAEALPYILKMKIDYEQEKQQVFAEAWRTLRDGFYDPDFHGKDWEALRSKYLPLCMAASTESDFREMFNWMLGELNSSHMGLSGNDRAETQKEATGLLGAELKPVKNGVEVLRVIPGSPADRTASRLMKGDIIRSVGSVKITDDVNIYSLFAGTADEQVLLTVEGKEGKTRDVVIRPAASLRTQIYKEWVADRKALTDKYSGGKLGYIHIRGMDMVSFEEFERELTAAGYGKDGLVIDVRYNGGGSTTDLLMAILNYKQHAYTIPRGAAEDLEKEKTKFRPYYPTGERLVYTAWLKPSITLCNESSYSNAEIFSHAYKNLGIGTLVGKPTNGSVISTGGRGLMDGSFVRLPFRGWYTLADDKNQEVTGPAIPHILVDTYPDSKAKGVDEQLKRAVEELLK, from the coding sequence ATGCTGAAATTAGTTTCTGCACTGCTCCTTTTTGCAACCGTATCACTCTTTCCGCAGAGTGAAGCAAAACTGCTCCGCCATCCGGCGCTCAACCACGATGGCAGTGAGCTGGCTTTTTCCTACCAGGGGGATATCTGGAAAGTCTCCTCCTCGGGCGGTACTGCACTCCGTCTGACGGTGCATGAGGGAAACGAGGGACATCCGCGTTTCAGTCCTGACGGCAGCCAGATTGTTTTCTCAGGCGCTCGCTTCGGCAACAGTGATATTTTCATCATCCCTGCATCCGGCGGACAGGCACGACGCCTTACCTGGAACTCTTCCGGTGACATGGTAACTTCATGGACTAAGCAGGGGAATATCCTCTTTGCAACCGTGAGGGAGTTCAATCATGTTGAACGGGATCCGGAAGTATATACGATCAGTCCCACGGGGGGAACAGAGTACCGCCTGCTTGACGCTCTCGGCTCTGATGCGGTGCAGTCGCCCGACGGCCGCTTTATTGCCATTACCATCGGCGGATCAAACCCTGTTACCCGCGAAGGATATACCGGTGCGGCAAATAAGAATATCTGGCTTTACGATTCAAAGAAAAACACCTATACCAATATCACCCCTTCCAACGGCAACGAACTGATGCCCCAATGGACCGGCAGCCGTACTCTTGCGTATATAAGCTCCGCTGACGGAAAGTATAATATATACCGCATCACCCTCAGCGAGGAAGGACAGCCGCAGGGGAGGCCCGAACAGCTTACGAATTTTAAGGACTACGCAGTCCGCTATTTCACCGTCTCAGGTGACGGAAAACATGCAGTGATTGAGCAGGGAACATCACTCTGGATTATGAAAAATTTTTCCAAACCGGAAAAGCTGAATATAACCGTCCCGGCTGATAACCGCTTCGACCCGGAAGAACTGAAATCCTTCAGCAAAGATGCCAGCGAATATGAAGTTTCACCAAACGGAAAACTGGTTGCACTGGTGAACCGCGGTGAGATTTTTATCAAGGAGGTTGATAAGGATAAATCACGCAGCGTTAATGTTTCTAATCATCCTTTCCGCGATATGAACCCCGCGTGGCTTAATGACAGCACACTCCTCTTTGTTTCAGACCGGGAGGATGACAATTTTGATTTATATATACTCCGCAGCGCTGATAAATCACAGCCAAATCCGTTCCGCTCGCTGCGCCATGAGGTCATACGCATTACCAAAACCGATGAGGATGAATCCCGTCCGGTCGTTTCCCCGGACGGCAAAAAAGTTGCCTTTATGCGTGGACGCGGTACATTCATCGTTGCTGAAATCAGCAAAGAGGGCTCACTCGGTAAAGAAACCATTCTTCACGAGGGCTGGGCTTCCGCTGATGACGCCGCCTGGAGCCCTGACAGCCGCTGGATTGCCTACAGCATGAGCGACCTCTATTTTAATGACGAAGTATATATACACGCCGCCGACAACTCACAGCCGCCGGTTAATGTGAGCATGCACCCGCGCGGTGACTCAAACCCCGTCTGGTCGCCGGACGGCTCAAAGCTCGGATTCATCTCTGCCCGCAATGGCCGCAACAACGATGTCTGGTTTGCCTGGCTGAAAAAAGAAGACTGGGAGCGCACCAAACAGGACTGGGAAGACAAAGAACCCGCAAAGAAGGATGACAAGCCCGCAGGCAAAAAAGACAGCGCGAAGGTTACTCCGGTTGTGATTGACTTTGAAAACATTCACGAGCGCCTCACACAGGTTACCACATTCCCCGGCAACGAGGGGAACGCGCGCATTTCAAAAGACGGCGAAACGTTTTATTACACCGGTTCTTCAAGCAGCGCAAAGGGGAATGACCTTTACAGCATCAAATGGGACGGCAAAGATTTGAAAGAGCTGACCAAAGGGGGACAGAACCCGATGGCAGTATCAGGCGGAGCTGACGGCGCTTATTTATACTACTTCAGAACCGGCGGCTCACTCAGCCGTCACGATCTGAAGACCGACAAGGCAGAAGCGCTTCCGTATATACTAAAGATGAAGATTGATTACGAACAGGAAAAGCAGCAGGTCTTTGCCGAGGCATGGCGCACCCTGCGTGACGGATTTTATGATCCTGATTTCCACGGCAAGGACTGGGAAGCCCTTCGCTCGAAATATCTCCCCCTTTGCATGGCGGCCTCAACCGAAAGTGATTTCCGCGAAATGTTTAACTGGATGCTCGGCGAACTGAACTCAAGCCACATGGGGCTTTCAGGCAATGACCGTGCTGAAACACAGAAAGAAGCAACCGGGCTGCTTGGCGCTGAACTGAAACCCGTTAAGAACGGCGTTGAGGTTTTGCGTGTCATCCCCGGCTCACCCGCAGACCGCACCGCAAGCCGTCTGATGAAAGGGGATATCATCCGCTCGGTCGGTTCAGTTAAGATTACCGATGATGTTAATATATACTCACTCTTCGCCGGCACCGCTGATGAGCAGGTACTCCTGACCGTTGAAGGAAAAGAAGGTAAAACCCGCGATGTGGTTATACGTCCCGCAGCATCACTCCGCACACAGATATATAAAGAGTGGGTTGCCGACCGCAAAGCACTCACTGACAAATACTCCGGCGGAAAGCTCGGATATATACACATCCGCGGCATGGATATGGTCAGCTTTGAAGAATTTGAACGCGAACTAACCGCTGCCGGTTATGGCAAGGATGGGCTGGTTATAGATGTGCGTTATAACGGCGGCGGTTCAACCACTGACCTTCTGATGGCAATACTCAACTACAAACAGCACGCATACACCATACCGCGTGGCGCGGCAGAAGATCTAGAAAAAGAAAAAACAAAATTCCGTCCTTACTATCCGACCGGAGAGCGGCTTGTATATACTGCATGGCTGAAGCCGAGCATAACGCTTTGCAATGAGTCAAGTTACTCCAATGCAGAAATCTTTTCACATGCTTATAAGAACCTCGGCATCGGAACACTTGTCGGCAAGCCAACCAACGGCTCCGTCATCTCCACCGGAGGCAGGGGACTGATGGACGGCTCCTTTGTCCGGCTCCCGTTCCGCGGCTGGTACACCCTGGCTGACGACAAAAACCAGGAAGTAACCGGTCCCGCCATACCGCACATCTTAGTTGACACCTACCCTGACAGCAAAGCAAAAGGCGTGGATGAACAACTCAAACGCGCAGTTGAAGAACTGCTGAAATAA
- the mnmE gene encoding tRNA uridine-5-carboxymethylaminomethyl(34) synthesis GTPase MnmE, with amino-acid sequence MKLPTDQTIAALATPPGAGALAVIRLSGSDAFAIAERCFSPKGKSRTLKPFRVHYGYIKTGTEDFIDDVLVTAFKAPKSYTGEDTVEISCHGNPLIVSAILNTLLLNGARDAEPGEFTKRAYLNGRLDLSQAEAVAEIINARSQSALRGGRNQLDGLLSAKVHELRTKLVNASSLVELELDFAEEDVEFIDNSGLIRLIQEIIDDISALLATYSFGRVMREGVNVALVGMPNVGKSSLLNYLLKESRAIVSEIAGTTRDVIREEMIIDGFLFRLYDTAGIRPTDDVIEKEGVARSRETIRSADLVLFMNDINLGLNQELFAELLQLTTEDKIITVFNKADIYHGTLSDIVLALSAKTGQGMDNLLKTLREKAIGGSVYTEKTVIITTQRHYNALTKAKEQLEFALGSVRSRMSGEFISVDLRNASDSLGEIIGDVTEDDILNNIFSKFCIGK; translated from the coding sequence ATGAAACTCCCTACCGACCAAACTATCGCTGCCCTTGCTACTCCTCCAGGAGCCGGAGCGCTGGCAGTCATCCGCCTGAGCGGCAGTGATGCCTTTGCCATTGCGGAGCGATGCTTTTCCCCAAAAGGAAAGAGCCGCACCCTTAAGCCCTTCAGGGTTCACTACGGATATATAAAGACAGGCACGGAAGATTTTATTGATGACGTTCTTGTTACTGCATTCAAAGCGCCAAAGTCCTACACCGGAGAAGATACCGTTGAAATAAGTTGCCACGGAAATCCCCTCATCGTAAGCGCTATTCTTAACACCCTTCTGCTTAACGGCGCGCGAGATGCTGAGCCGGGGGAGTTCACCAAACGTGCTTACCTTAACGGACGTCTTGACCTGAGCCAGGCAGAAGCCGTTGCTGAGATTATCAACGCCAGAAGCCAGTCCGCGCTGCGCGGGGGACGCAATCAGCTAGACGGTCTTCTTTCAGCCAAAGTGCACGAGCTGAGAACTAAATTAGTTAATGCCTCCTCTCTTGTTGAACTTGAGCTTGATTTCGCAGAAGAGGATGTTGAATTTATTGATAACTCCGGTCTCATCCGTCTCATTCAGGAAATCATTGATGATATATCAGCCCTGCTTGCCACATACAGTTTCGGCCGCGTTATGCGGGAGGGGGTGAATGTTGCGCTTGTGGGGATGCCGAATGTGGGGAAGTCATCGCTGCTGAATTATCTGCTTAAAGAAAGCCGCGCCATTGTGAGCGAAATAGCCGGCACCACGCGTGATGTCATCCGTGAGGAAATGATTATAGACGGATTCCTCTTCCGGCTGTATGACACTGCCGGTATCCGTCCGACTGATGATGTTATAGAAAAAGAAGGAGTTGCCCGCAGCCGCGAGACCATCCGCTCGGCCGATCTGGTTCTTTTTATGAATGACATCAATCTCGGTCTTAATCAGGAGCTTTTTGCCGAACTGCTGCAGCTCACTACGGAAGATAAAATAATCACGGTTTTTAACAAAGCTGATATATACCACGGCACCCTTTCCGATATCGTTCTTGCCCTTTCAGCCAAAACCGGCCAGGGGATGGATAACCTCCTTAAAACCCTGCGCGAAAAAGCCATTGGCGGCTCAGTATATACTGAAAAGACCGTCATCATAACCACACAGCGGCACTATAACGCGCTCACCAAAGCAAAAGAGCAGCTTGAGTTTGCGCTCGGTTCAGTCCGCAGCAGGATGAGCGGTGAATTCATCTCCGTTGACCTGCGCAACGCCAGCGACTCCCTCGGCGAAATCATCGGCGATGTAACCGAAGATGATATTCTGAACAATATATTCTCGAAGTTTTGTATAGGGAAATAA
- a CDS encoding hydrogenase: MIVKRNFNPLKVVQYVRTELLLSVASSALVYWLFSSGILTAALPFSVAAILGSALAIFIAFRNNSSYARWWEARTHWSGISNACQVFGRLIITFADSHSHQQNYDKARSENFKKELIYTLIAWAHLLRVRLLGHGSTSEVKHLLTESDFQKTEAAQNKPSFLHLLLGQKIYQAMANGTLGGFDSFQLEGQLLALANAQGNCERIKSTPLLRQYHYFTRVFLYVFILVLPFALIGDFSKMNIAALMAPVSVIIAFVFSIIGKVGEVNEDPFENRITDVPLLYICTNIERDLREMLGETNLPPAITPAEGILR, from the coding sequence ATGATAGTAAAAAGAAATTTTAATCCATTAAAAGTGGTCCAGTATGTCAGAACGGAACTGCTTCTTTCGGTTGCCTCGTCAGCTCTGGTGTACTGGCTGTTCAGCAGCGGTATCCTTACAGCAGCGCTCCCCTTTTCCGTTGCGGCTATTCTCGGCAGCGCGCTGGCTATCTTTATAGCATTCCGCAATAACAGCTCCTATGCCCGGTGGTGGGAGGCCCGAACTCACTGGTCAGGTATCTCTAATGCATGCCAGGTTTTCGGCAGACTGATTATCACTTTTGCAGACAGCCACTCTCATCAGCAGAATTATGACAAAGCCCGCAGCGAAAATTTTAAGAAAGAGCTGATATATACACTCATTGCATGGGCGCATCTGCTCCGCGTCAGGCTCCTCGGGCATGGAAGCACCTCAGAGGTGAAGCATCTGCTAACGGAAAGTGATTTTCAGAAAACAGAAGCCGCGCAAAACAAGCCCTCGTTTCTGCATCTGCTTCTCGGGCAGAAGATTTATCAGGCAATGGCTAACGGCACCCTTGGCGGGTTTGACAGTTTTCAGCTGGAGGGGCAGCTTCTTGCTCTTGCAAACGCGCAAGGGAACTGCGAGCGCATTAAAAGCACTCCGCTTCTCAGGCAGTATCACTATTTCACGCGGGTGTTTTTATATGTATTCATCCTGGTGCTTCCCTTTGCGCTGATTGGTGATTTCAGCAAAATGAATATTGCTGCCCTGATGGCTCCTGTTTCGGTGATTATTGCTTTTGTATTTTCCATTATCGGAAAAGTGGGGGAGGTAAATGAGGATCCGTTTGAAAACAGGATTACCGATGTACCCCTGCTCTACATCTGCACCAATATTGAACGGGATCTGCGCGAGATGCTCGGAGAAACCAATCTTCCACCGGCCATAACCCCCGCTGAGGGCATTCTGCGCTGA
- a CDS encoding DUF481 domain-containing protein, producing MTLHFQIIRISFVLLLLSGGGIYGQINESDTAGFRLQAGLSGAWQQGNVELLSLRGRIELVTSGREALVFKSQNTTLYQEFSARKADNDIYSRNFLYWEPGETVYPFAMIFLQTNIRRKIDFRWFAGAGATWQFLQNDYAVLKLSAAMVREETQFLSSQFTQEYYDGRNDIRLWRGTVYTSGWIRFPESALRINYSAYWQPGQDEIPNKRFQADISLSLPLWRGLNMQAVYTFSHEEITPVRVQQQDHLLTFGFSYQFTQ from the coding sequence ATGACTCTTCATTTTCAAATTATCCGAATATCTTTTGTTCTGCTTCTCCTTTCTGGCGGCGGTATATACGGGCAGATAAATGAAAGCGACACCGCGGGATTCCGGCTGCAGGCAGGACTCTCGGGCGCCTGGCAGCAGGGGAACGTTGAACTTCTTTCCCTGAGAGGACGGATTGAACTGGTTACCAGCGGCCGTGAAGCCCTGGTATTCAAAAGCCAGAATACCACGCTCTATCAGGAGTTTTCCGCGCGTAAAGCTGATAATGATATATACAGCCGTAATTTTCTGTATTGGGAGCCCGGGGAAACCGTCTATCCCTTTGCGATGATCTTCCTGCAGACCAATATCCGCCGGAAGATTGACTTCCGCTGGTTTGCCGGAGCCGGTGCAACCTGGCAGTTTCTGCAAAATGATTATGCTGTTCTTAAACTCTCTGCCGCGATGGTAAGAGAGGAGACACAGTTTCTCTCATCACAATTCACCCAAGAATATTATGACGGCAGGAACGATATCCGTCTGTGGCGCGGTACGGTATATACATCCGGCTGGATAAGGTTTCCTGAAAGCGCTCTGCGGATAAACTATTCCGCCTACTGGCAGCCGGGGCAAGATGAGATTCCCAATAAACGCTTTCAGGCGGATATCAGCCTTTCTCTTCCCCTCTGGCGGGGACTAAATATGCAGGCTGTATATACATTCAGCCATGAGGAGATAACTCCCGTCCGCGTTCAGCAGCAGGATCATCTTCTCACTTTCGGTTTTAGTTATCAATTCACTCAATAA
- a CDS encoding helix-turn-helix transcriptional regulator — translation MPDFIYNGKVYYNPVQLVMEQIGGVWKAPILWRLRETSRRYSELRKDIPHITDKMLTTQLRELESDGYITRKVYPVVPPKTEYSLTDKGRDIMELIVIIRNYGLKMIEEYKKKNSEG, via the coding sequence ATGCCGGACTTTATCTATAATGGAAAAGTATATTATAATCCTGTTCAGCTGGTAATGGAGCAGATAGGCGGAGTATGGAAAGCCCCTATCCTCTGGCGGCTGAGGGAGACATCAAGGCGTTACAGCGAATTGCGGAAGGATATTCCCCACATTACGGACAAGATGCTCACTACACAGCTGCGGGAGCTTGAGTCAGACGGCTATATCACCCGGAAGGTATATCCCGTAGTTCCACCGAAGACGGAATACTCTCTGACCGATAAAGGCAGGGATATCATGGAGCTTATCGTGATTATCCGCAACTACGGACTGAAGATGATTGAGGAGTATAAGAAGAAGAATTCGGAGGGGTGA
- a CDS encoding type 1 glutamine amidotransferase domain-containing protein — translation MVREVSSYVHFHGAPSKGKILMVASSPSVSKQTGWPIGFWAAELTHPMRVFQEAGYEVELVSTEGGKLEMDGYSNPADASGYSAHDVISLGYLQKPEFTAMLENTRKLTEVNTADYDAIFLVGGQGPMYTFRGNKELEKLFVAFYEAGKPSAAVCHSTTLLLEAKLSNGDLLVKNKTWTGFADAEEEFADQAVGTKIQPYRIEEEARKLQGTTFKVAAPFSSYAIADGNLITGQQQNSGAAAAELLVQQLNSK, via the coding sequence ATGGTTAGAGAAGTAAGCAGTTATGTTCATTTTCACGGAGCTCCCTCTAAGGGAAAAATCCTGATGGTGGCAAGTTCCCCCTCAGTAAGCAAGCAGACCGGATGGCCGATTGGCTTCTGGGCTGCCGAGCTCACCCACCCGATGCGTGTTTTTCAGGAAGCAGGTTATGAGGTTGAGCTGGTTTCAACCGAAGGAGGTAAACTTGAGATGGACGGATATTCAAATCCGGCCGATGCCAGCGGATACTCAGCCCACGATGTAATTTCGCTCGGATATCTGCAGAAGCCGGAATTCACCGCGATGCTTGAAAACACCAGAAAGCTTACCGAAGTGAATACCGCTGATTATGATGCAATATTCCTTGTCGGCGGTCAGGGTCCGATGTATACATTCAGAGGCAATAAAGAGCTGGAAAAACTGTTTGTCGCATTTTATGAAGCAGGCAAGCCAAGCGCTGCTGTGTGCCACTCAACCACACTTCTGCTTGAAGCAAAACTGAGCAATGGCGATCTTCTGGTTAAGAACAAAACCTGGACCGGATTTGCTGATGCTGAAGAAGAGTTTGCTGACCAGGCTGTCGGTACAAAGATTCAGCCTTACCGCATTGAAGAGGAAGCACGCAAACTGCAGGGAACCACTTTTAAGGTTGCAGCTCCATTCAGTTCTTATGCTATTGCAGACGGCAATCTGATTACCGGCCAGCAGCAGAACTCCGGTGCGGCAGCAGCAGAGCTGTTAGTACAGCAGTTAAACAGTAAATAA
- a CDS encoding NAD(P)-binding domain-containing protein, whose product MNIAIIGTGNVGGALAANWAKAGHTINLGVKDVNNFKGKALLGNRNTRVYTIAEAVKISEVILIATPPAVIFDLLEMMGDVSGKIIIDSTNAVMKRPEPYATVYHCLSDKTKAEVVKCFNSTGYENMLNPVYNGEGIDMFMAGSSQKAKDTARQLALDCGFGTCWDFGKEDKVELLEKFALSWINLAIMQGHGRDIALRFIRRT is encoded by the coding sequence ATGAATATCGCAATTATCGGCACCGGAAACGTCGGCGGAGCGCTTGCCGCAAACTGGGCTAAGGCAGGCCATACGATCAATCTTGGAGTAAAGGATGTAAACAATTTTAAGGGAAAAGCGCTGCTTGGCAACCGGAATACACGTGTATATACGATTGCAGAGGCGGTGAAAATCTCGGAAGTCATTCTTATCGCAACACCCCCCGCGGTGATTTTTGATCTGCTGGAGATGATGGGAGATGTCTCAGGCAAAATCATAATTGACTCAACCAACGCAGTCATGAAGCGCCCGGAACCTTACGCAACGGTTTACCACTGCCTTTCGGATAAAACCAAAGCGGAAGTGGTCAAGTGCTTCAACTCCACCGGATACGAGAACATGCTGAATCCTGTATATAACGGAGAGGGGATAGATATGTTCATGGCCGGCAGCAGCCAGAAGGCAAAAGATACCGCCCGGCAGCTTGCACTGGACTGCGGATTCGGCACCTGCTGGGATTTCGGCAAAGAGGACAAAGTTGAACTTCTCGAAAAATTTGCCCTCTCATGGATTAACCTTGCCATTATGCAGGGGCACGGCAGAGATATAGCACTGCGGTTTATCAGAAGAACATAA
- a CDS encoding DUF2652 domain-containing protein, whose product MHRFSGKALFIIADISGYTKFMIANKSTISRSQMIIVELIKTIIEHLHMPLKIAKLEGDAVFLYALKDTDDKEWDSLRCCIGEKLISFFDIFSERIQELSNSILCEGDSCKIIDRLRVKIIVHFGNADVIEIGEFKEISGIDVILVHRLLKNTLKANEYILMTEEGFKEIMFPQIICITRGTEHYSDIGEVHTLAYFPSDVTIS is encoded by the coding sequence ATGCACCGGTTCTCAGGAAAAGCTCTTTTTATCATCGCCGATATAAGCGGTTATACCAAGTTTATGATTGCCAACAAAAGCACCATCAGCCGCAGTCAGATGATTATTGTGGAGCTTATCAAAACCATCATCGAACATCTGCACATGCCCCTCAAAATAGCAAAGCTGGAGGGGGATGCTGTTTTTCTTTACGCACTAAAAGATACCGATGACAAGGAATGGGATTCCCTCCGCTGCTGCATCGGTGAAAAACTGATTTCCTTTTTTGACATTTTCTCTGAAAGAATACAGGAGCTTTCAAACTCCATCCTCTGCGAAGGGGACTCCTGCAAAATCATTGACCGCCTCCGTGTTAAAATCATCGTGCATTTCGGCAATGCTGATGTAATTGAAATAGGGGAGTTCAAAGAAATCTCAGGCATAGATGTTATCCTGGTTCACCGCTTATTAAAGAACACACTCAAAGCAAACGAATATATCCTCATGACCGAAGAGGGCTTTAAGGAAATCATGTTCCCGCAGATTATCTGCATCACCCGCGGAACCGAGCACTACTCAGACATTGGCGAAGTGCATACGCTGGCCTATTTCCCCTCAGATGTAACCATCAGCTAA